The following coding sequences lie in one Danio rerio strain Tuebingen ecotype United States chromosome 3, GRCz12tu, whole genome shotgun sequence genomic window:
- the dicp1.19 gene encoding uncharacterized protein dicp1.19 isoform X5, translated as MADRSPLFLLLIFWTLSTGVFGAGDTHVFSRSGETVHLPCRNTDQHCRTSGTTWTYNRYRHTTTAELVVLGLKKTNSERLNLGSDCSLFISRVTTGDAGLYICQQWRGNQKQGPDSVVFLHVVAAEAKTKTTTTTTTTTTTTTTTAAAAVTPEHNTNPKTVNPRAASPAEAQTAAAAAVTPDHNTNTTTQAAGSSSAVLSVLLSAAALAVFIASVLCLIQRRRRAAAHQRVSGESAEQTEDSVTYSEVTCAGKKPEKSASDDDGNDLVTYAAVSRRA; from the exons ATGGCTGATAGGAGTCCTCTGTTTCTGCTGCTCATCTTCTGGACACTCAGCACAG gtgtgtttggagcAGGAGACACTCATGTGTTCAGCAGATCTGGAGAAACTGTTCATCTGCCCTGTAGAAACACTGATCAACACTGCAGAACATCAGGAACTACATGGACCTACAACAGATACAGACATACAACAACAGCTGAACTGGTTGTTTTAGGGTTAAAGAAGACAAACTCAGAGAGACTGAATCTGGGCTCTGACTGCTCTCTGTTTATCAGTAGAGTCACAACAGGAGATGCTGGACTTTACATCTGCCAACAGTGGAGAGGAAACCAGAAACAAGGACCTGATTCAGTTGTGTTTCTGCATGTTGTTGCTG CTGaagctaaaacaaaaacaacaacaacaacaacaacaacaacaacaacaacaacaacaacagcagcagcagcagtgactCCAGAACACAACACAAACCCAAAAACTGTAAACCCCAGAGCTGCTTCACCAG CTGAAGCtcaaacagcagcagcagcagcagtgactCCAgaccacaacacaaacacaacaacacaaGCAGCAGGATCTTCATCAGCAG TGCTTTCAGTTCTGCTTTCTGCTGCTGCTTTGGCTGTTTTCATCGCTTCTGTTCTGTGTTTGATCCAGCGCAGAAGAAGAGCTG CAGCTCATCAAAGAGTGAGCGGTGAATCAGCG GAGCAGACGGAGGATTCAGTCACTTATTCTGAGGTCACTTGTGCTGGGAAAAAGCCGGAGAAATCAGCCAGT gatgatgatggtaatgactTAGTGACTTACGCCGCCGTCAGCAGAAGAGCTTAA
- the dicp1.19 gene encoding uncharacterized protein dicp1.19 isoform X6, whose product MADRSPLFLLLIFWTLSTGVFGAGDTHVFSRSGETVHLPCRNTDQHCRTSGTTWTYNRYRHTTTAELVVLGLKKTNSERLNLGSDCSLFISRVTTGDAGLYICQQWRGNQKQGPDSVVFLHVVAAEAKTKTTTTTTTTTTTTTTTAAAAVTPEHNTNPKTVNPRAASPVLSVLLSAAALAVFIASVLCLIQRRRRAAAHQRVSGESAVKDENQVHYQTIHMSINPAARAHEQTEDSVTYSEVTCAGKKPEKSASDDDGNDLVTYAAVSRRA is encoded by the exons ATGGCTGATAGGAGTCCTCTGTTTCTGCTGCTCATCTTCTGGACACTCAGCACAG gtgtgtttggagcAGGAGACACTCATGTGTTCAGCAGATCTGGAGAAACTGTTCATCTGCCCTGTAGAAACACTGATCAACACTGCAGAACATCAGGAACTACATGGACCTACAACAGATACAGACATACAACAACAGCTGAACTGGTTGTTTTAGGGTTAAAGAAGACAAACTCAGAGAGACTGAATCTGGGCTCTGACTGCTCTCTGTTTATCAGTAGAGTCACAACAGGAGATGCTGGACTTTACATCTGCCAACAGTGGAGAGGAAACCAGAAACAAGGACCTGATTCAGTTGTGTTTCTGCATGTTGTTGCTG CTGaagctaaaacaaaaacaacaacaacaacaacaacaacaacaacaacaacaacaacaacagcagcagcagcagtgactCCAGAACACAACACAAACCCAAAAACTGTAAACCCCAGAGCTGCTTCACCAG TGCTTTCAGTTCTGCTTTCTGCTGCTGCTTTGGCTGTTTTCATCGCTTCTGTTCTGTGTTTGATCCAGCGCAGAAGAAGAGCTG CAGCTCATCAAAGAGTGAGCGGTGAATCAGCG GTCAAAGATGAGAATCAAGTCCACTATCAAACAATCCACATGTCCATTAATCCTGCTGCCAGAGCCCAT GAGCAGACGGAGGATTCAGTCACTTATTCTGAGGTCACTTGTGCTGGGAAAAAGCCGGAGAAATCAGCCAGT gatgatgatggtaatgactTAGTGACTTACGCCGCCGTCAGCAGAAGAGCTTAA
- the dicp1.19 gene encoding uncharacterized protein dicp1.19 isoform X4 yields MADRSPLFLLLIFWTLSTGVFGAGDTHVFSRSGETVHLPCRNTDQHCRTSGTTWTYNRYRHTTTAELVVLGLKKTNSERLNLGSDCSLFISRVTTGDAGLYICQQWRGNQKQGPDSVVFLHVVAVSSSSSSSSSSSSSSDIGPGLSLTLSCRLFSYSGFSCDYLFIFEDLHLCWVNEAGVDLNTDSRYQISSTGCIISLSTTLISEDEDKQWRCGVYQRNQLKTSDTFTVHYSAEAQTAAAAAVTPDHNTNTTTQAAGSSSAVLSVLLSAAALAVFIASVLCLIQRRRRAAHQRVSGESAVKDENQVHYQTIHMSINPAARAHEQTEDSVTYSEVTCAGKKPEKSASDDDGNDLVTYAAVSRRA; encoded by the exons ATGGCTGATAGGAGTCCTCTGTTTCTGCTGCTCATCTTCTGGACACTCAGCACAG gtgtgtttggagcAGGAGACACTCATGTGTTCAGCAGATCTGGAGAAACTGTTCATCTGCCCTGTAGAAACACTGATCAACACTGCAGAACATCAGGAACTACATGGACCTACAACAGATACAGACATACAACAACAGCTGAACTGGTTGTTTTAGGGTTAAAGAAGACAAACTCAGAGAGACTGAATCTGGGCTCTGACTGCTCTCTGTTTATCAGTAGAGTCACAACAGGAGATGCTGGACTTTACATCTGCCAACAGTGGAGAGGAAACCAGAAACAAGGACCTGATTCAGTTGTGTTTCTGCATGTTGTTGCTG tctcttcatcatcatcatcatcatcttcatcatcatcttcatctgatATTGGTCCGGGTCTCTCTCTGACTCTCTCCTGTCGGCTGTTCTCATATTCTGGATTCTCCTGTGattatttgttcatatttgagGATCTTCATCTGTGCTGGGTGAATGAGGCTGGTGTTGATCTGAACACAGACTCCAGATATCAGATCTCTTCTACAGGCTGTATCATCAGTCTGTCTACAACACTCATCAGTGAAGATGAAGATAAACAGTGGAGATGTGGAGTCTATCAGAGAAATCAACTGAAGACCTCAGACACGTTTACTGTCCACTATTCAG CTGAAGCtcaaacagcagcagcagcagcagtgactCCAgaccacaacacaaacacaacaacacaaGCAGCAGGATCTTCATCAGCAG TGCTTTCAGTTCTGCTTTCTGCTGCTGCTTTGGCTGTTTTCATCGCTTCTGTTCTGTGTTTGATCCAGCGCAGAAGAAGAGCTG CTCATCAAAGAGTGAGCGGTGAATCAGCG GTCAAAGATGAGAATCAAGTCCACTATCAAACAATCCACATGTCCATTAATCCTGCTGCCAGAGCCCAT GAGCAGACGGAGGATTCAGTCACTTATTCTGAGGTCACTTGTGCTGGGAAAAAGCCGGAGAAATCAGCCAGT gatgatgatggtaatgactTAGTGACTTACGCCGCCGTCAGCAGAAGAGCTTAA
- the dicp1.19 gene encoding uncharacterized protein dicp1.19 isoform X3: MADRSPLFLLLIFWTLSTGVFGAGDTHVFSRSGETVHLPCRNTDQHCRTSGTTWTYNRYRHTTTAELVVLGLKKTNSERLNLGSDCSLFISRVTTGDAGLYICQQWRGNQKQGPDSVVFLHVVAVSSSSSSSSSSSSSSDIGPGLSLTLSCRLFSYSGFSCDYLFIFEDLHLCWVNEAGVDLNTDSRYQISSTGCIISLSTTLISEDEDKQWRCGVYQRNQLKTSDTFTVHYSAEAQTAAAAAVTPDHNTNTTTQAAGSSSAVLSVLLSAAALAVFIASVLCLIQRRRRAAAHQRVSGESAVKDENQVHYQTIHMSINPAARAHEQTEDSVTYSEVTCAGKKPEKSASDDDGNDLVTYAAVSRRA, encoded by the exons ATGGCTGATAGGAGTCCTCTGTTTCTGCTGCTCATCTTCTGGACACTCAGCACAG gtgtgtttggagcAGGAGACACTCATGTGTTCAGCAGATCTGGAGAAACTGTTCATCTGCCCTGTAGAAACACTGATCAACACTGCAGAACATCAGGAACTACATGGACCTACAACAGATACAGACATACAACAACAGCTGAACTGGTTGTTTTAGGGTTAAAGAAGACAAACTCAGAGAGACTGAATCTGGGCTCTGACTGCTCTCTGTTTATCAGTAGAGTCACAACAGGAGATGCTGGACTTTACATCTGCCAACAGTGGAGAGGAAACCAGAAACAAGGACCTGATTCAGTTGTGTTTCTGCATGTTGTTGCTG tctcttcatcatcatcatcatcatcttcatcatcatcttcatctgatATTGGTCCGGGTCTCTCTCTGACTCTCTCCTGTCGGCTGTTCTCATATTCTGGATTCTCCTGTGattatttgttcatatttgagGATCTTCATCTGTGCTGGGTGAATGAGGCTGGTGTTGATCTGAACACAGACTCCAGATATCAGATCTCTTCTACAGGCTGTATCATCAGTCTGTCTACAACACTCATCAGTGAAGATGAAGATAAACAGTGGAGATGTGGAGTCTATCAGAGAAATCAACTGAAGACCTCAGACACGTTTACTGTCCACTATTCAG CTGAAGCtcaaacagcagcagcagcagcagtgactCCAgaccacaacacaaacacaacaacacaaGCAGCAGGATCTTCATCAGCAG TGCTTTCAGTTCTGCTTTCTGCTGCTGCTTTGGCTGTTTTCATCGCTTCTGTTCTGTGTTTGATCCAGCGCAGAAGAAGAGCTG CAGCTCATCAAAGAGTGAGCGGTGAATCAGCG GTCAAAGATGAGAATCAAGTCCACTATCAAACAATCCACATGTCCATTAATCCTGCTGCCAGAGCCCAT GAGCAGACGGAGGATTCAGTCACTTATTCTGAGGTCACTTGTGCTGGGAAAAAGCCGGAGAAATCAGCCAGT gatgatgatggtaatgactTAGTGACTTACGCCGCCGTCAGCAGAAGAGCTTAA
- the dicp1.19 gene encoding uncharacterized protein dicp1.19 isoform X2, which translates to MADRSPLFLLLIFWTLSTGVFGAGDTHVFSRSGETVHLPCRNTDQHCRTSGTTWTYNRYRHTTTAELVVLGLKKTNSERLNLGSDCSLFISRVTTGDAGLYICQQWRGNQKQGPDSVVFLHVVAVSSSSSSSSSSSSSSDIGPGLSLTLSCRLFSYSGFSCDYLFIFEDLHLCWVNEAGVDLNTDSRYQISSTGCIISLSTTLISEDEDKQWRCGVYQRNQLKTSDTFTVHYSAEAKTKTTTTTTTTTTTTTTTAAAAVTPEHNTNPKTVNPRAASPAEAQTAAAAAVTPDHNTNTTTQAAGSSSAVLSVLLSAAALAVFIASVLCLIQRRRRAAHQRVSGESAVKDENQVHYQTIHMSINPAARAHEQTEDSVTYSEVTCAGKKPEKSASDDDGNDLVTYAAVSRRA; encoded by the exons ATGGCTGATAGGAGTCCTCTGTTTCTGCTGCTCATCTTCTGGACACTCAGCACAG gtgtgtttggagcAGGAGACACTCATGTGTTCAGCAGATCTGGAGAAACTGTTCATCTGCCCTGTAGAAACACTGATCAACACTGCAGAACATCAGGAACTACATGGACCTACAACAGATACAGACATACAACAACAGCTGAACTGGTTGTTTTAGGGTTAAAGAAGACAAACTCAGAGAGACTGAATCTGGGCTCTGACTGCTCTCTGTTTATCAGTAGAGTCACAACAGGAGATGCTGGACTTTACATCTGCCAACAGTGGAGAGGAAACCAGAAACAAGGACCTGATTCAGTTGTGTTTCTGCATGTTGTTGCTG tctcttcatcatcatcatcatcatcttcatcatcatcttcatctgatATTGGTCCGGGTCTCTCTCTGACTCTCTCCTGTCGGCTGTTCTCATATTCTGGATTCTCCTGTGattatttgttcatatttgagGATCTTCATCTGTGCTGGGTGAATGAGGCTGGTGTTGATCTGAACACAGACTCCAGATATCAGATCTCTTCTACAGGCTGTATCATCAGTCTGTCTACAACACTCATCAGTGAAGATGAAGATAAACAGTGGAGATGTGGAGTCTATCAGAGAAATCAACTGAAGACCTCAGACACGTTTACTGTCCACTATTCAG CTGaagctaaaacaaaaacaacaacaacaacaacaacaacaacaacaacaacaacaacaacagcagcagcagcagtgactCCAGAACACAACACAAACCCAAAAACTGTAAACCCCAGAGCTGCTTCACCAG CTGAAGCtcaaacagcagcagcagcagcagtgactCCAgaccacaacacaaacacaacaacacaaGCAGCAGGATCTTCATCAGCAG TGCTTTCAGTTCTGCTTTCTGCTGCTGCTTTGGCTGTTTTCATCGCTTCTGTTCTGTGTTTGATCCAGCGCAGAAGAAGAGCTG CTCATCAAAGAGTGAGCGGTGAATCAGCG GTCAAAGATGAGAATCAAGTCCACTATCAAACAATCCACATGTCCATTAATCCTGCTGCCAGAGCCCAT GAGCAGACGGAGGATTCAGTCACTTATTCTGAGGTCACTTGTGCTGGGAAAAAGCCGGAGAAATCAGCCAGT gatgatgatggtaatgactTAGTGACTTACGCCGCCGTCAGCAGAAGAGCTTAA
- the dicp1.19 gene encoding uncharacterized protein dicp1.19 isoform X1, with protein sequence MADRSPLFLLLIFWTLSTGVFGAGDTHVFSRSGETVHLPCRNTDQHCRTSGTTWTYNRYRHTTTAELVVLGLKKTNSERLNLGSDCSLFISRVTTGDAGLYICQQWRGNQKQGPDSVVFLHVVAVSSSSSSSSSSSSSSDIGPGLSLTLSCRLFSYSGFSCDYLFIFEDLHLCWVNEAGVDLNTDSRYQISSTGCIISLSTTLISEDEDKQWRCGVYQRNQLKTSDTFTVHYSAEAKTKTTTTTTTTTTTTTTTAAAAVTPEHNTNPKTVNPRAASPAEAQTAAAAAVTPDHNTNTTTQAAGSSSAVLSVLLSAAALAVFIASVLCLIQRRRRAAAHQRVSGESAVKDENQVHYQTIHMSINPAARAHEQTEDSVTYSEVTCAGKKPEKSASDDDGNDLVTYAAVSRRA encoded by the exons ATGGCTGATAGGAGTCCTCTGTTTCTGCTGCTCATCTTCTGGACACTCAGCACAG gtgtgtttggagcAGGAGACACTCATGTGTTCAGCAGATCTGGAGAAACTGTTCATCTGCCCTGTAGAAACACTGATCAACACTGCAGAACATCAGGAACTACATGGACCTACAACAGATACAGACATACAACAACAGCTGAACTGGTTGTTTTAGGGTTAAAGAAGACAAACTCAGAGAGACTGAATCTGGGCTCTGACTGCTCTCTGTTTATCAGTAGAGTCACAACAGGAGATGCTGGACTTTACATCTGCCAACAGTGGAGAGGAAACCAGAAACAAGGACCTGATTCAGTTGTGTTTCTGCATGTTGTTGCTG tctcttcatcatcatcatcatcatcttcatcatcatcttcatctgatATTGGTCCGGGTCTCTCTCTGACTCTCTCCTGTCGGCTGTTCTCATATTCTGGATTCTCCTGTGattatttgttcatatttgagGATCTTCATCTGTGCTGGGTGAATGAGGCTGGTGTTGATCTGAACACAGACTCCAGATATCAGATCTCTTCTACAGGCTGTATCATCAGTCTGTCTACAACACTCATCAGTGAAGATGAAGATAAACAGTGGAGATGTGGAGTCTATCAGAGAAATCAACTGAAGACCTCAGACACGTTTACTGTCCACTATTCAG CTGaagctaaaacaaaaacaacaacaacaacaacaacaacaacaacaacaacaacaacaacagcagcagcagcagtgactCCAGAACACAACACAAACCCAAAAACTGTAAACCCCAGAGCTGCTTCACCAG CTGAAGCtcaaacagcagcagcagcagcagtgactCCAgaccacaacacaaacacaacaacacaaGCAGCAGGATCTTCATCAGCAG TGCTTTCAGTTCTGCTTTCTGCTGCTGCTTTGGCTGTTTTCATCGCTTCTGTTCTGTGTTTGATCCAGCGCAGAAGAAGAGCTG CAGCTCATCAAAGAGTGAGCGGTGAATCAGCG GTCAAAGATGAGAATCAAGTCCACTATCAAACAATCCACATGTCCATTAATCCTGCTGCCAGAGCCCAT GAGCAGACGGAGGATTCAGTCACTTATTCTGAGGTCACTTGTGCTGGGAAAAAGCCGGAGAAATCAGCCAGT gatgatgatggtaatgactTAGTGACTTACGCCGCCGTCAGCAGAAGAGCTTAA